Proteins co-encoded in one Pocillopora verrucosa isolate sample1 chromosome 1, ASM3666991v2, whole genome shotgun sequence genomic window:
- the LOC131775640 gene encoding ATP-binding cassette sub-family C member 4-like yields the protein MERQDSYILQDIEFCTPASSLTVITGPVGSGKSTLLSVIASEVPCTHGEVSCRGSLAYVPQTAWVFSGTIRANILFGLSYDDSKYTRVIEACALTDDFQQFPDTDHTLVGQRGVVLSGGQRARVSLARAVYANADVYLLDDPLSAVDFKVGRHIFEKCIKELLSDKTRMMTSHQEDHMKDADEVIVLCKGRVLERGSFLELQDKGILNKTIDPLYMKISKDNAGEKFVRENENESVGAAACLAGMESPSKETRSLLMPQEDREIGTISSKLYWDYFRSGMSTWMILAIILFTLIAQGMLVAPDVWLSFLTKQLPQDQKDQSNLVIYGCLAVVSLMFILTRTYVLLSCFLRCSERLHDKMVVGTLQAPVLFFDSNSVGRILNRFSKDIGWLDEQLPRKFQLAIDSTLNVLASLIVPAVMNPWLIFILIPLISVAIYLSTYYLKTSRELKRLASISRSPVFSHISETLDGLETIRTRERQSDFVDQFYRHHDVLNQANILVMAGGKWISVRFEILASLFVGAVAFSAVIMSQDAAFAGLALAYVVQRLARSHYAIRTTSEVENLMTSVERVITYTKLECEPGYMIERRPLENWPNEGNIIFKEVSLRYYPGGPQVLKNIKLNIKGGTKIGVAGRTGAGKSSFVAALMRMPESCDEIVIDGIPVKEINLQETRRCISVLGQSPVLFNGSLRKNLDLVEQFTDADLWQVLEDVQLKESVKSLHGQLDHELLENGANISVGERQLICLARVLLQRNKIIVLDEPTANVDPETEKTILGVVREKLRDSTVITIAHRLNTIKDCDKILLFKRGTVAEFDKFDTLVNTEESELREMARIASSKTT from the exons ATGGAGCGACAAGACTCCTACATTCTTCAAGATATCGAGTTTTGCACACCTGCAAGTAGTTTAACAGTCATTACCGGGCCAGTTGGTAGTGGGAAATCTACTCTTCTATCTGTGATCGCTAGTGAAGTTCCATGCACACACGGAGAAGTATCCTGCCGAGGATCTTTAGCGTATGTTCCGCAGACAGCTTGGGTATTCTCTGGAACCATACGAGCCaacattttgtttggtttgtcaTACGATGATTCAAAATACACCAGAGTAATTGAGGCCTGCGCTCTGACTGACGACTTCCAGCAGTTTCCTGATACTGATCACACGCTTGTCGGCCAACGGGGTGTTGTTTTGAGCGGAGGTCAGCGGGCTAGGGTTAGTTTAGCACGCGCAGTGTACGCTAATGCAGATGTGTATCTTTTGGATGACCCTCTGAGCGCCGTGGACTTCAAAGTTGGACGACACATATTTGAAAAGTGTATCAAAGAACTATTAAGCGATAAAACTCGGATGATGACCTCTCATCAAGAAGACCACATGAAAGACGCTGATGAAGTGATCGTGTTGTGTAAGGGGCGTGTGCTGGAAAGAGGGAGTTTCCTGGAGCTGCAAGACAAAGGAATCCTTAATAAAACTATTGACCCGCTCTATATGAAGATTTCAAAAGACAATGCAGGTGAGAAGTTTGTCAGAGAGAACGAAAATGAAAGTGTTGGAGCTGCTGCCTGCTTGGCTGGGATGGAATCTCCGTCGAAGGAAACCAGGAGTCTTCTGATGCCACAAGAAGATCGGGAAATCGGTACAATCTCTTCCAAGCTTTACTGGGACTATTTCAGAAGCGGAATGTCAACTTGGATGATTTTGGCGATAATCCTTTTTACTTTAATAGCCCAAG GGATGTTGGTTGCTCCCGATGTGTGGCTCTCGTTCTTGACAAAGCAACTCCCTCAAGATCAGAAAGATCAATCAAACTTAGTTATCTATGGATGTCTTGCTGTTGTATCCCTCATGTTTATATTGACGAGAACATATGTATTACTCTCCTGCTTCTTGCGATGCTCTGAGCGTCTTCATGACAAGATGGTCGTTGGCACTTTACAAGCTCctgttttattctttgattCGAATTCCGTGGGAAGAATCCTTAATCGATTTTCGAAAGATATCGGCTGGTTGGACGAGCAGTTACCAAGGAAATTTCAACTAGCGATCGACTCAACCTTAAATGTGCTTGCATCACTAATTGTCCCAGCTGTTATGAATCCTTGGCTTATTTTCATACTTATACCGTTGATTTCGGTTGCAATATACCTGTCCACGTATTATTTGAAGACATCCAGGGAACTTAAGAGGTTAGCGTCCATAAGTCGTAGTCCAGTATTCTCTCACATTTCGGAGACCCTTGATGGACTGGAGACGATTCGGACCAGAGAGCGACAAAGTGATTTTGTGGATCAGTTTTACAG ACATCATGATGTTCTGAATCAAGCAAACATCTTGGTAATGGCCGGTGGGAAATGGATCAGTGTGCGATTTGAAATTCTTGCATCCTTATTTGTTGGTGCAGTGGCTTTCTCAGCTGTTATTATGTCTCAAGATGCCG CTTTTGCTGGACTTGCCTTGGCTTACGTTGTTCAAAGACTTGCGCGGTCTCATTACGCCATCCGAACAACCTCAGAGGTCGAGAATCTAATGACGTCAGTTGAACGAGTTATTACATATACCAAGCTTGAATGTGAGCCAGGATACATGATCGAACGACGACCCCTGGAAAACTGGCCAAATGAAGGAAATATCATATTCAAAGAAGTATCCTTGAGATATTATCCGGGAGGACCACAAGTGTTGAAGAATATCAAACTCAATATCAAAGGAGGAACAAAGATCGGTGTCGCTGGCCGTACTGGTGCTGGAAAGTCATCTTTTGTGGCAGCTCTAATGCGCATGCCTGAATCGTGTGATGAAATAGTCATTGATGGAATTCCAGTGAAGGAAATCAACCTCCAGGAAACTCGACGATGTATATCCGTCCTTGGTCAAAGTCCAGTACTGTTTAATGGATCACTGAGGAAAAATCTGGATCTTGTTGAGCAGTTTACAGATGCAGATTTATGGCAAGTTCTAGAAGATGTGCAACTGAAAGAATCAGTGAAAAGTCTTCACGGGCAACTTGATCACGAACTGTTGGAAAATGGTGCAAATATCAGTGTTGGAGAACGGCAGTTGATTTGTTTGGCTCGTGTGCTGTTGCAACGAAACAAGATCATCGTCTTGGATGAGCCTACTGCAAATGTAGAtccagaaacagaaaaaacaatctTGGGCGTAGTGCGTGAAAAACTGAGAGACTCTACGGTCATCACTATAGCTCATCGATTGAACACCATCAAAGACtgtgataaaattttacttttcaaacgTGGAACGGTAGCAGAGTTCGACAAATTTGACACTTTGGTGAACACAGAAGAAAGTGAGTTGCGTGAAATGGCGCGAATTGCAAGTTCCAAAACAACGTAA